A single genomic interval of Hydractinia symbiolongicarpus strain clone_291-10 chromosome 8, HSymV2.1, whole genome shotgun sequence harbors:
- the LOC130655893 gene encoding synaptotagmin-1-like: MSKQAAAAFHISQDDLLIFLDLKYEPEEIAPAIKISDHAKHVILVVSIFLFIVAIVTCGCTLCLWMFSKRKRGYEPLEKSEKADLACDEDAINGSVNGSPALPQMSEKPKVSSNFTTMEKDIFDEEEIRKLRVTDVDLSSSYYVNRKRLQVNVRRVVLSEVNEQLTQNAYVYMVVSLLPEKSAFYESELRPVAEENYFEEASEFDVVQSELPSRQLKIAIYACDRFSQHRLVKEFGYDLSTEEGEDVEQPASVLPVKMNETYRSPDNNAVAPSETPRGEVLFSLCYMPTSGRLTFVALKGRNIHDAKETPLATYLRVSLLVAGKTMKTVQTSSVRRSTAPVYNEAFVFHTPLERIKDTDIIVSVMTYGQNESQPKMLGKIIVGPESDNNLGRKHWEAMLTSPRKPVAQWHSLNEAS; the protein is encoded by the exons ATGTCGAAACAAGCAGCTGCAGCGTTTCACATCTCGCAAGATGACCTCCTGATATTTCTTGACTTAAAATATGAACCAGAAGAAATTGCACCCGCGATCAAAA TTTCAGATCATGCGAAACACGTGATTTTGGTGGTGTCCATTTTTCTCTTCATCGTTGCCATCGTAACATGTGGCTGTACATTATGTTTGTGGATGTTTTCGAAAAGAAAACGAGGATATGAACCGTTAGAAAAGAGTGAAAAAGCAGATCTAGCATGTGATGAAGATGCTATTAACG GCTCCGTCAATGGCTCTCCTGCTCTTCCACAAATGTCTGAAAAACCGAAAGTTTCTTCAAACTTTacgacgatggaaaaggacatTTTCGACGAAGAAGAGATTCGTAAACTACGCGTTACTGATGTGGATTTATCATCAAGTTATTATGTAAACAGGAAGCGACTGCAGGTGAACGTTCGACGTGTCGTTCTCTCAGAAGTAAATGAACAGCTCACACAAAACGCTTATGTCTACATGGTCGTGTCTCTACTGCCAGAGAAAAGTGCGTTTTACGAATCAGAGCTTCGTCCAGTTGCagaagaaaattattttgaggAGGCGTCAGAGTTTGACGTTGTACAAAGTGAATTACCATCCAGACAATTAAAAATTGCCATATATGCATGCGACAGGTTCTCGCAACATAGACTTGTCAAGGAGTTTGGGTACGACTTGTCAACAGAGGAAGGTGAAGATGTAGAACAACCAGCAAGTGTGTTACCTGTAAAAATGAACGAAACATACCGTAGTCCTGACAACAATGCG GTTGCTCCCAGTGAAACACCGCGTGGTGAAGTTTTGTTCTCGTTGTGCTACATGCCAACTTCTGGTCGACTAACATTTGTTGCTTTAAAAGGAAGAAACATTCACGACGCCAAAGAAACACCTCTTG CAACCTATCTAAGAGTTTCCCTTCTCGTTGCCGGTAAAACAATGAAAACAGTACAAACTTCCAGCGTGCGCAGATCTACTGCACCTGTTTATAACGAAGCATTCGTGTTCCATACACCATTGGAAAGAATTAAAGATACTGATATCATTGTTTCCGTTATGACATACGGTCAAAACGAATCACAACCGAAAATGTTGGGCAAAATAATCGTTGGTCCAGAATCCGACAACAACCTGGGAAGAAAACATTGGGAAGCAATGTTGACGTCACCAAGGAAACCCGTGGCTCAGTGGCATTCACTTAATGAAGCTTCGTAA